From a region of the Falsibacillus albus genome:
- a CDS encoding transposase, giving the protein MARKRRLWMPELYHHIYLRGNNRQNIFKDHTDMQQAFRLLTTIHQSYPLSICSFCIMTNHYHFLLKSETITISKIMNLFNKRYTDYYNQRYQHVGHVFQQRFNSSPIFFPKNLLYVSRYIHQNPIRTNAPMVARMEFYPYSSYQYYKFGSTPPFEFINLEDLPNSFPQKSQKYREYYCEYAEME; this is encoded by the coding sequence ATGGCTAGGAAACGAAGGTTATGGATGCCGGAGTTGTACCACCATATTTATTTGAGGGGGAATAACCGGCAGAATATATTCAAGGATCACACCGATATGCAGCAAGCATTCCGTCTTTTGACCACGATTCACCAGTCTTATCCTCTATCCATCTGTTCATTCTGCATTATGACCAACCATTATCATTTTCTATTAAAATCAGAAACAATCACCATCTCAAAAATCATGAATCTATTTAATAAGCGCTACACCGATTACTATAATCAGCGGTATCAGCATGTTGGACATGTCTTTCAACAGCGCTTCAACAGCTCCCCAATTTTCTTTCCGAAAAATCTCCTTTACGTCAGCAGGTACATTCATCAAAATCCAATCCGAACAAACGCTCCAATGGTAGCCAGAATGGAATTTTACCCATACAGCAGCTACCAATACTACAAATTCGGGTCTACCCCGCCTTTTGAATTCATCAACTTGGAGGATCTTCCGAACAGCTTCCCACAAAAATCCCAAAAATACCGTGAATACTATTGCGAATATGCTGAGATGGAATGA